A stretch of Rhodoferax potami DNA encodes these proteins:
- a CDS encoding acetyl-CoA C-acyltransferase codes for MPETVVIVSAARTPMGGFQGDFASLAAHDLGGAAIQAAVERAGISPELVTEVIFGNCLMAGQGQAPARQAAFKGGLPKSAGAVTLSKMCGSGMRAAMFAHDMLLAGSHDVLVAGGMESMTNAPHLLLKGRSGIRIGHDRVMDHMMLDGLEDAYEAGRSMGTFGEDCAAKYSFTREQQDNFATASVQRAQAAIKSGAFEAEITPVTVKTRAGEVQVSIDEGPGKIKLDKIPTLKAAFKKDGTITAASSSSINDGAAAMVLMREGTAKDLGCKPLAKIVAHTTHAQEPNWFATAPVGATQKVLAKAGWKVEDVDLWEINEAFAVVPMALMAELNIPHDKVNVNGGACALGHPIGASGARIMVTLIHALKARGLTKGVATLCIGGGEATAVALELL; via the coding sequence ATGCCAGAAACCGTTGTGATCGTCAGCGCTGCCCGCACCCCCATGGGTGGCTTTCAGGGCGACTTCGCTTCTCTTGCCGCCCACGACTTGGGTGGTGCCGCTATTCAAGCTGCTGTGGAGCGCGCCGGTATCAGCCCCGAGTTGGTGACCGAAGTTATCTTCGGCAACTGCCTGATGGCCGGCCAGGGCCAGGCACCTGCGCGCCAGGCGGCTTTCAAGGGCGGCCTGCCCAAGAGCGCCGGTGCGGTGACCCTGAGCAAGATGTGCGGCTCCGGCATGCGCGCGGCCATGTTCGCCCACGACATGCTGCTGGCCGGCAGCCACGATGTGCTGGTGGCGGGTGGCATGGAGAGCATGACCAACGCGCCCCACCTGCTGCTCAAGGGCCGCAGCGGCATCCGTATCGGCCACGACCGCGTGATGGACCACATGATGCTCGACGGCCTGGAAGACGCCTACGAGGCCGGCCGCTCCATGGGCACCTTCGGTGAAGACTGCGCTGCCAAATACAGCTTTACCCGCGAACAACAAGACAATTTCGCCACGGCCAGCGTGCAGCGTGCGCAAGCAGCTATCAAATCAGGAGCGTTTGAGGCGGAAATCACCCCGGTAACGGTCAAAACCCGCGCCGGCGAAGTGCAGGTCAGCATCGACGAAGGCCCCGGTAAGATCAAGCTGGACAAGATTCCTACCCTCAAAGCGGCCTTCAAAAAAGACGGCACCATCACCGCCGCCAGCAGCAGTTCCATCAACGACGGCGCAGCCGCCATGGTGCTGATGCGCGAGGGCACCGCCAAAGACCTCGGTTGCAAGCCGCTGGCCAAAATCGTGGCCCACACCACCCATGCCCAGGAGCCCAACTGGTTTGCCACGGCGCCGGTGGGCGCCACCCAGAAGGTGCTGGCCAAAGCCGGCTGGAAGGTGGAAGACGTGGACCTGTGGGAAATCAACGAAGCGTTTGCCGTGGTTCCCATGGCTTTGATGGCTGAGCTGAACATTCCGCACGACAAGGTGAACGTCAACGGCGGCGCCTGCGCGCTGGGTCACCCGATCGGCGCATCCGGCGCGCGCATCATGGTCACGCTGATTCACGCGTTGAAAGCCCGGGGCCTTACAAAGGGCGTAGCCACCTTGTGTATTGGTGGCGGTGAGGCGACTGCGGTCGCCCTGGAGCTGCTGTAA
- a CDS encoding DUF695 domain-containing protein — MQPTPEIASFWREFAVQEAAFFQLPPAERVEQINALASPYLHGVTLEVLGAPDATRLELVLTAHGHIEFFPLLSQIAGAAPALAHFGVTAFRARSPEPDFSIQMDGLELSTSEVMVALEQDDGRVALELHFKPEVSEALAEQARHMAFIMLDHVLGEYDFAVKVGAIDFVTPASDAPVSWTPLSALAQVFDTYWVETLGRTGIFPTGEAHWEGMELQFNCAVDDSGNEIELDDFAWGDDDTATEDTSDAQEAGFVAVNLSADAVAMRADLATAWTLDLPAADEGAQARAQALQDQAGMLLQQMHQGLMVLTLSKEGRRQALYYVVDEALARQTLAPLLARPEAADAEIKASFDPAWSGYFEYAGYLA; from the coding sequence ATGCAGCCCACCCCCGAGATCGCCAGCTTCTGGCGCGAATTCGCAGTCCAGGAAGCCGCGTTCTTTCAACTCCCGCCGGCCGAGCGTGTGGAGCAAATCAACGCACTCGCCAGCCCATACCTGCACGGTGTGACGCTGGAGGTGCTGGGCGCCCCCGATGCCACCCGGCTGGAGTTGGTGCTGACCGCCCATGGCCACATTGAGTTTTTCCCCTTGTTGTCCCAGATCGCGGGTGCTGCGCCGGCGTTGGCACATTTCGGGGTGACTGCCTTCAGGGCACGCAGCCCGGAACCCGATTTTTCGATCCAGATGGACGGGCTGGAGCTCTCGACCTCGGAGGTAATGGTCGCCTTGGAGCAAGACGACGGCCGTGTGGCCCTCGAGCTCCATTTCAAGCCCGAGGTGTCCGAGGCCCTGGCGGAGCAGGCCCGGCACATGGCCTTCATCATGCTCGACCATGTGTTGGGTGAGTACGATTTTGCGGTCAAGGTCGGGGCCATCGACTTTGTGACCCCGGCGTCTGATGCCCCGGTCTCCTGGACGCCCTTGAGCGCACTCGCACAGGTGTTCGACACCTATTGGGTGGAGACCTTGGGCCGCACCGGCATTTTCCCGACCGGCGAGGCGCATTGGGAAGGCATGGAGCTCCAGTTCAATTGCGCGGTCGATGATTCCGGCAATGAGATCGAGCTCGACGACTTTGCCTGGGGTGACGACGACACCGCCACCGAGGACACCTCTGACGCGCAAGAAGCCGGCTTTGTGGCGGTGAACCTGAGTGCAGATGCCGTTGCCATGCGCGCCGACCTGGCCACCGCATGGACCCTGGACCTGCCGGCGGCAGACGAGGGCGCCCAAGCTCGGGCCCAAGCCCTGCAAGACCAGGCCGGCATGCTGCTGCAGCAAATGCACCAAGGCCTGATGGTGCTGACCCTGAGCAAAGAAGGCCGCCGGCAAGCGCTCTACTACGTGGTCGACGAGGCCTTGGCGCGCCAGACGCTGGCCCCCCTGTTGGCGCGACCCGAAGCCGCGGATGCTGAGATCAAGGCCAGCTTCGATCCCGCGTGGTCGGGCTATTTTGAATACGCGGGCTATCTGGCCTGA
- a CDS encoding SDR family oxidoreductase gives MKTILIVGASRGIGLELVRQYLEAGERVIATARDAAGLERLRDLGAQAMKLDVTNPASVSGLSWQLDGEKIDRAYYVAGVFSADDAKSPPTQQAFDAMMHANVLGAMQALPQVAPWVEEARGQFVFITSDFGQIGGVESSRAWVYHVSKAALNMAVVAAQPDYPNAQFLLIHPGWVRTDMGTPDAPLLPEESVAAIRATVAARTTRSTGFSSRDVPYLRWDGTPFSSW, from the coding sequence ATGAAGACCATTTTGATTGTGGGCGCCTCACGCGGCATTGGCCTGGAGCTGGTGCGCCAGTACCTGGAGGCGGGCGAGCGCGTCATTGCCACCGCGCGCGATGCGGCGGGGCTGGAGCGGCTGCGCGACCTGGGTGCGCAGGCCATGAAACTGGATGTGACCAACCCGGCCAGCGTCAGCGGCCTGAGCTGGCAGCTGGACGGTGAAAAGATCGACCGGGCCTATTACGTGGCCGGTGTCTTCAGCGCGGACGATGCCAAGTCGCCCCCCACGCAGCAAGCGTTTGACGCGATGATGCACGCCAATGTGCTGGGCGCCATGCAGGCCTTGCCGCAGGTGGCACCCTGGGTCGAGGAGGCGCGGGGCCAGTTTGTGTTTATCACCAGCGACTTCGGGCAAATTGGCGGCGTCGAGAGCAGCCGCGCCTGGGTGTATCACGTGAGCAAGGCCGCATTGAACATGGCCGTAGTGGCAGCGCAGCCCGACTACCCGAATGCGCAGTTTCTGCTGATCCACCCCGGCTGGGTGCGAACCGATATGGGCACGCCCGATGCCCCCTTGCTGCCTGAAGAGAGTGTGGCCGCCATTCGCGCAACCGTGGCCGCGCGCACCACCCGAAGCACCGGATTTTCCAGCCGCGACGTGCCCTACCTGCGCTGGGATGGAACGCCGTTTTCCAGCTGGTAA
- a CDS encoding acyl-CoA dehydrogenase family protein: protein MLLTQDQEMIRDAVRDFAQAELWPNAAKWDKEHTFPKAAHQGLAALGAYGICVPEELGGAGLDYVTLALVLEEIAAGDGGTSTVISVTNCPVNAILMKFGNAQQKKQWLEPLAQGQMLGAFCLTEPHVGSDASSLRTTAVKEGDEYVINGVKQFITSGKNGDVAIVIAVTDKAAGKKGMSAFLVPTNAPGYVVARLEDKLGQHSSDTAQINFDNCRIPAENLIGKEGEGYGIALGGLEGGRIGIAAQSVGMARSALDVAIAYAKDRQSFGQPIFNHQAVGFRLADCATQLEAARQLIWHAAALRDAGRPCLKEAAMAKLFASEMAEKVCSAAIQTLGGYGYVSDFPVERIYRDVRVCQIYEGTSDVQKIIIQRALA from the coding sequence ATGCTGCTGACCCAAGACCAGGAAATGATCCGTGACGCCGTGCGCGACTTTGCCCAAGCCGAGCTCTGGCCCAACGCCGCCAAGTGGGACAAAGAGCACACCTTCCCCAAAGCGGCGCACCAAGGCCTGGCCGCGCTGGGCGCCTACGGCATTTGCGTGCCTGAAGAGTTAGGCGGCGCGGGGCTGGACTACGTGACCCTGGCTTTGGTGTTGGAAGAAATTGCCGCGGGCGACGGCGGCACCAGCACGGTGATCAGCGTCACTAACTGCCCGGTCAACGCCATCCTGATGAAGTTCGGCAACGCGCAGCAAAAAAAGCAGTGGCTGGAGCCCCTGGCCCAAGGCCAGATGCTAGGCGCCTTTTGTCTGACTGAGCCGCATGTGGGCAGCGATGCCTCCAGCCTGCGCACCACGGCGGTTAAAGAGGGCGATGAATACGTCATCAACGGCGTCAAACAGTTCATCACCAGTGGTAAGAACGGCGATGTGGCCATCGTCATCGCGGTGACCGACAAGGCGGCCGGCAAGAAGGGCATGAGCGCCTTCCTGGTGCCCACCAATGCGCCGGGCTATGTGGTCGCGCGGCTGGAGGACAAGCTCGGCCAACACAGCAGCGATACCGCCCAGATCAACTTCGACAACTGCCGCATTCCCGCAGAGAACCTGATCGGCAAAGAAGGCGAGGGCTATGGCATCGCCCTCGGCGGGCTGGAGGGCGGGCGCATCGGCATTGCCGCGCAAAGCGTGGGTATGGCCCGCAGCGCACTCGATGTGGCGATTGCCTATGCCAAAGACCGCCAGAGCTTCGGCCAGCCCATCTTCAACCACCAGGCCGTCGGCTTCCGTTTGGCGGACTGCGCCACCCAGCTGGAAGCGGCGCGGCAACTTATCTGGCATGCCGCTGCTTTGCGCGATGCCGGCCGCCCCTGCCTGAAAGAAGCCGCCATGGCCAAACTCTTTGCCAGCGAAATGGCGGAGAAGGTGTGCAGCGCCGCCATCCAAACCCTGGGCGGTTACGGCTATGTAAGCGACTTTCCTGTGGAGCGCATTTACCGCGACGTGCGTGTGTGCCAGATTTATGAAGGCACCAGCGACGTGCAGAAGATCATCATTCAGCGCGCACTGGCTTGA
- a CDS encoding MBL fold metallo-hydrolase, producing the protein MAHELPAGVTVFERGWLSSNNILIQGEGGTALIDSGYCTHVDQTLALVDSALQGQPLDLLLNTHLHSDHCGGNAALQARYPALQTYIPPGHADYVRVWDAHALSYTPTGQQCPRFHLNATLQPGTEMLLGDLRWQVHAAPGHDPHSVILFEPRSRTLVSADALWEKGFGVVFPELDGDDAFDEVAATLDVIERLNPATVIPGHGAPFTDAPQAIAYARQRLNGFVQNPAKHLQYAAKVLLKFKLLEARHLPLPALIEWARNTSYFNHTFEKHFAGATLEEATRQLVHDLVRSGAATLQDGVVFDA; encoded by the coding sequence ATGGCGCACGAACTGCCTGCCGGCGTCACCGTCTTTGAGCGGGGCTGGCTGTCCAGCAACAACATCCTGATCCAGGGTGAGGGCGGCACCGCGCTCATCGATAGCGGCTACTGCACCCATGTTGATCAGACGCTCGCGCTGGTGGACTCGGCGTTGCAAGGCCAGCCACTGGACCTGCTGCTCAACACCCATTTGCACAGCGACCACTGCGGGGGCAACGCCGCGCTGCAGGCGCGCTACCCCGCGCTGCAAACCTACATTCCACCGGGCCACGCCGACTATGTGCGCGTGTGGGACGCCCATGCCCTGAGCTACACACCCACCGGCCAGCAGTGCCCGCGCTTCCATTTGAATGCCACGTTGCAACCGGGCACCGAGATGCTGTTGGGCGACCTGCGGTGGCAGGTACATGCAGCACCGGGGCACGACCCGCATTCGGTCATCCTGTTTGAGCCGCGAAGCCGCACCTTGGTGTCGGCAGACGCCCTGTGGGAAAAAGGCTTTGGCGTGGTGTTCCCCGAACTCGATGGCGATGACGCGTTCGACGAAGTCGCCGCCACGCTGGATGTGATCGAGCGGTTGAACCCGGCCACCGTCATTCCCGGCCATGGCGCCCCGTTCACAGATGCCCCACAGGCCATTGCCTACGCCCGCCAGCGCCTCAATGGCTTTGTGCAAAACCCGGCCAAGCACCTGCAGTACGCAGCCAAGGTGTTGCTCAAGTTCAAGCTGCTCGAAGCCCGCCACTTGCCCCTGCCCGCGCTCATCGAATGGGCCCGCAACACCAGCTATTTCAACCACACCTTTGAGAAGCACTTTGCTGGCGCCACTTTGGAAGAGGCCACTCGGCAACTGGTGCACGACCTGGTGCGCTCCGGCGCGGCAACGTTGCAAGATGGCGTGGTATTTGACGCCTGA
- a CDS encoding rhodanese-like domain-containing protein, producing MPITKGSRALVDEAMAQVTTYSVAEVQARLQDPAVQIVDIRDIRELNDGTVVGAFHAPRGMLEFWVDPESPYHKPLFADESKEFILFCGAGWRSALAAKALQDMGMSNVAHIDGGWGEWVKAGAPTETLEAQKARRQAKG from the coding sequence ATGCCCATTACCAAAGGATCCCGCGCACTGGTCGACGAAGCCATGGCGCAGGTCACCACCTACAGCGTGGCCGAGGTGCAAGCCCGCCTGCAAGACCCGGCTGTGCAAATCGTGGATATCCGCGATATCCGTGAGCTGAACGACGGCACTGTGGTGGGCGCCTTTCATGCGCCGCGCGGCATGCTGGAGTTCTGGGTGGATCCCGAGTCGCCGTACCACAAGCCCTTGTTTGCCGACGAGTCCAAAGAGTTCATCTTGTTTTGCGGTGCGGGCTGGCGCAGTGCGTTGGCTGCCAAAGCCTTGCAGGACATGGGCATGAGCAATGTGGCCCACATCGATGGCGGCTGGGGCGAATGGGTGAAGGCAGGCGCGCCCACAGAAACCCTGGAAGCGCAAAAGGCGCGCCGCCAAGCCAAGGGCTGA
- a CDS encoding YchJ family protein, whose translation MMEGMKLFVMTEACPCGRQHQKKTLPYGQCCGRWLESESPAPDAESLMRSRYCAFVLEREAYLLKTWHASNRPARIEFDPGVKWLGLDVRSHTVQDATHAEVEFVARQKPASGAAVRLHERSRFVREAGAWLYVDGDQQ comes from the coding sequence ATGATGGAGGGCATGAAGCTCTTTGTGATGACAGAAGCTTGCCCCTGTGGCCGGCAACACCAGAAAAAAACGCTCCCCTACGGCCAATGTTGTGGCCGTTGGCTGGAGAGCGAGTCCCCCGCCCCCGATGCCGAAAGTCTGATGCGCAGCCGCTACTGCGCCTTTGTGTTGGAGCGCGAGGCGTACCTTCTCAAAACCTGGCACGCCAGTAATCGGCCTGCGCGCATTGAGTTCGACCCCGGCGTCAAATGGTTGGGCTTGGACGTGCGCAGCCACACCGTGCAAGACGCCACCCATGCCGAGGTCGAATTCGTCGCTCGCCAAAAGCCGGCCAGCGGCGCGGCAGTGCGCTTGCACGAGCGCAGCCGCTTTGTGCGGGAGGCCGGAGCCTGGTTGTATGTGGATGGAGACCAACAATGA
- a CDS encoding HAD family hydrolase: MKFEAVLFDCDGVLVDSELITNGVLRDMLAEQGWAMSLEECMAVFVGKAVMDERARIEAETGKPLTPEWMASFRARRNAALMEHAQPIPHAPEAIARIHEAYAGRIACASGADLPKVLMQMGKTGLLPYFEGRVFSGHDLPRSKPHPDVYLAAAAALGADPTRCAVVEDTVTGVTAGVAAGAMVFGYAPQGEGQALLAAGAAEVFDSMQALPALLGVVDGAEGTDR, encoded by the coding sequence ATGAAATTTGAAGCCGTTTTGTTTGACTGCGATGGCGTGCTGGTGGACAGCGAGCTGATTACCAACGGCGTGTTGCGCGACATGCTGGCCGAGCAGGGCTGGGCCATGAGCCTCGAGGAGTGCATGGCCGTGTTTGTGGGCAAAGCCGTGATGGACGAGCGTGCCCGCATTGAAGCGGAAACCGGCAAGCCGCTCACGCCCGAGTGGATGGCGTCGTTCCGCGCGCGCCGCAATGCCGCGCTTATGGAGCATGCGCAGCCCATCCCCCACGCACCCGAAGCAATTGCCCGCATTCACGAAGCCTACGCCGGCAGAATAGCCTGCGCATCTGGCGCAGATTTGCCCAAGGTTCTGATGCAAATGGGCAAGACGGGCTTGTTGCCGTACTTCGAAGGGCGGGTGTTCAGCGGGCACGACTTGCCGCGCTCCAAGCCCCACCCTGACGTGTACCTGGCTGCGGCCGCCGCGCTGGGCGCAGACCCCACGCGCTGCGCCGTAGTGGAAGACACGGTCACCGGTGTTACGGCCGGTGTGGCGGCGGGTGCCATGGTGTTCGGCTATGCGCCACAAGGCGAGGGTCAGGCGCTGCTAGCGGCGGGCGCCGCAGAGGTGTTTGACTCCATGCAGGCATTGCCCGCGCTGCTGGGGGTGGTGGACGGTGCGGAGGGCACAGACCGATGA
- a CDS encoding patatin-like phospholipase family protein: protein MMLRWLVCCVALAVAGCSTQKPWINEPVSTVAPDPQRSADDDRDPTILMAVLFSGGGARAAAFGYGVLLELQANRFEWAGRDTNLLDKVDLVGGVSGGSIVAAYFATHGSARLPRFEREYLRQDFQENLLSYALRPGNLVALSSPWFGRSHLLAERLDSLYGGATFGDLASRKGHPDLLITATDMSLGTGFEFSKAQFDLICSNLQSVPVSFAVAASSSVPLLLSPVTLRNFAGQCEPPEVVGDAWEDYRTRLYREQARSYLDSNNRPYIHLLDGGLSDNLGVRRFLDSALAEGGLRPVLQRAGIAAGVVRKLVLVSVNSERDPSTNIDQSDRLPGAAEVLDTLVFGAGARATKETQEFLADVTRQWKGELAQRFPGGKDVFANDAEVHVVQVNLRDAPDDQDLPQRTKLLQIPTALTIPGEDVTQLIAAGRATLRESPEFKALLQTLQKNRAP from the coding sequence ATGATGCTTCGTTGGCTCGTGTGCTGCGTCGCGCTGGCAGTGGCCGGGTGCTCCACGCAAAAACCCTGGATCAATGAGCCCGTATCCACGGTGGCGCCAGACCCGCAGCGCAGCGCGGACGATGACCGCGATCCCACCATCCTGATGGCAGTGCTTTTTTCCGGTGGGGGTGCCCGGGCGGCGGCGTTCGGCTACGGGGTGCTCCTGGAGCTGCAGGCCAATCGATTTGAATGGGCCGGCCGCGACACCAACCTGCTGGACAAGGTGGACCTGGTGGGGGGCGTGTCGGGCGGCAGCATCGTGGCGGCTTACTTTGCGACCCACGGCTCTGCGCGCCTGCCGCGTTTCGAGCGCGAATACCTGCGGCAGGACTTTCAGGAGAACCTGTTGAGCTATGCGCTGCGGCCCGGCAACCTGGTGGCCTTGTCATCGCCGTGGTTTGGCCGCTCGCACCTGCTGGCAGAGCGCTTGGACAGCCTTTACGGCGGGGCCACTTTCGGCGATTTGGCAAGCCGCAAAGGCCACCCCGATTTGCTGATCACGGCGACCGATATGTCTTTGGGCACCGGTTTTGAGTTTTCCAAGGCGCAGTTCGACCTGATCTGCTCCAACCTGCAATCGGTGCCGGTGTCGTTTGCGGTGGCTGCTTCGTCGTCGGTGCCTTTGTTACTCAGCCCTGTGACCCTGCGCAATTTCGCGGGCCAGTGCGAGCCGCCCGAGGTGGTGGGCGACGCATGGGAAGACTACCGCACCCGCCTCTACCGCGAGCAGGCCCGCAGCTACTTGGACAGCAACAACCGCCCCTACATCCACTTGCTGGATGGCGGCCTGTCTGACAACCTGGGCGTGCGCCGCTTCCTGGACAGTGCGCTCGCCGAGGGCGGCTTGCGCCCGGTACTGCAGCGCGCCGGCATTGCAGCGGGCGTGGTGCGCAAGCTGGTGCTGGTGTCGGTGAACTCCGAACGGGACCCCTCCACCAACATCGACCAAAGTGATCGTTTGCCCGGCGCCGCCGAGGTGCTCGACACACTGGTCTTTGGTGCCGGAGCCCGGGCGACCAAAGAAACCCAGGAGTTTCTTGCCGATGTCACGCGCCAGTGGAAGGGCGAGCTGGCCCAACGCTTTCCGGGCGGCAAAGATGTGTTCGCCAATGATGCAGAAGTGCATGTGGTGCAGGTCAACCTGCGCGACGCCCCGGACGACCAAGACTTGCCCCAGCGTACCAAGCTGCTGCAGATCCCGACCGCCCTCACCATCCCGGGCGAGGATGTGACCCAGCTCATCGCAGCCGGCCGGGCCACGCTGAGGGAGTCGCCTGAGTTCAAGGCGCTCTTGCAAACCTTGCAGAAGAACCGCGCCCCCTAG
- a CDS encoding AraC family transcriptional regulator has translation MPAPTPVAATPMAFARAMVHAYARYGKDPSKALAQAQIAPDALQATDARITAWQMERLSGAAMRELDDEALGWFSRRLPWGSYGMLVRASISAPTLHVALSRWCRHHGLIAPDITLTLSTAGDIASITLTENATPPNQGHGAFAQVKEEPATRAGDTEQKHHAIGLALQIREFCMVSVLRNVLGVACWLIDSRIALKGASFPFAAPAHQDAYAVLFGGPTRFGEAQAAIHFDARYLRLPLRRDEKALQQMLQNALPLTVLQYRRDRLLGQQVRQLLSNHPQDTHSAEALAGLLNVSPRTLHRQLKEEGTTLQTLKDDVRHHKATELLLRSQRPIKQVAEAAGFQNEKSFIRAFKGWTGQTPAEFRRVGGARA, from the coding sequence ATGCCCGCACCTACCCCTGTTGCCGCCACCCCCATGGCTTTTGCCAGAGCCATGGTGCACGCCTATGCACGCTACGGCAAGGACCCGTCAAAGGCACTTGCACAGGCGCAGATTGCGCCAGATGCCCTGCAAGCAACAGATGCCCGCATCACCGCCTGGCAGATGGAGCGCCTGTCCGGGGCAGCCATGCGCGAGCTGGACGACGAAGCCTTGGGCTGGTTCAGCCGAAGGTTGCCCTGGGGCAGCTACGGCATGCTGGTGCGCGCCTCTATCAGCGCCCCCACCCTGCACGTAGCCTTAAGCCGCTGGTGCCGCCACCACGGCCTGATTGCCCCGGACATCACGCTCACGCTGAGCACCGCAGGCGATATCGCCAGCATCACGCTGACCGAGAACGCTACCCCACCGAACCAAGGGCATGGGGCTTTTGCGCAGGTCAAGGAGGAGCCCGCAACGCGGGCGGGGGACACGGAGCAAAAGCACCATGCCATTGGTTTGGCACTCCAAATCCGGGAGTTCTGCATGGTCTCGGTGTTGCGCAACGTATTGGGCGTGGCCTGCTGGCTGATCGACTCGCGCATTGCCTTGAAAGGTGCGAGCTTTCCGTTCGCAGCCCCCGCCCACCAGGACGCTTACGCTGTGTTGTTTGGCGGGCCCACCCGATTCGGAGAAGCGCAAGCGGCCATCCACTTCGACGCGCGCTACCTCCGCCTGCCGCTGCGGAGGGACGAAAAAGCCTTGCAGCAGATGCTGCAAAACGCCTTGCCCCTGACCGTGCTGCAGTACCGGCGCGACCGCTTGCTGGGGCAGCAGGTGCGGCAACTGCTGAGCAACCATCCGCAAGACACCCACAGCGCAGAAGCGCTGGCCGGTTTGCTGAACGTGTCGCCCCGCACCCTGCACCGCCAGCTCAAGGAAGAAGGCACGACGCTACAAACCCTCAAAGACGACGTGCGCCACCACAAGGCCACCGAACTGCTCTTGCGCAGCCAACGGCCCATCAAGCAGGTGGCAGAGGCGGCGGGTTTTCAGAACGAGAAAAGCTTTATCCGCGCCTTCAAGGGCTGGACCGGGCAGACGCCAGCCGAATTCCGCCGCGTCGGGGGTGCCCGCGCCTGA
- a CDS encoding carboxyl transferase domain-containing protein: protein MTMLESKLNPRSADFVANAAAMRALVADLNAKIDKAALGGGDAARAKHTARGKLLPRDRVGMLLDPGTPFLELSPLAALAMYPDRDGTDSAPCAGVIAGIGRVSGVDCMIVCNDATVKGGTYYPLTVKKHLRAQEVAAQNNLPCIYLVDSGGANLPNQDEVFPDRDHFGRIFFNQANMSAQGIAQIAVVMGSCTAGGAYVPAMSDETIIVKNQGTIFLGGPPLVKAATGEVVTAEDLGGGDVHTRLSGVADHLAQNDLHALSLAREAIAHLNKKKAPAAELRAPVAPKFVAEELYGVIPTDTRKPFDVREIIARIVDGSELHEFKPRYGTTLVCGFAHVEGMPVGIIANNGILFSESALKGAHFIELCCQRKIPLVFLQNITGFMVGRKYENEGIARNGAKMVTAVATAAVPKFTIIIGGSFGAGNYGMCGRAYSPRFLWMWPNARISVMGGEQAASVLATVKRDGIEGKGGSWSADEEEAFKAPIRQQYEEQGHPYFATARLWDDGIIDPADTRRVLALGLSASLNAPIPDTQFGVFRM from the coding sequence ATGACGATGCTGGAATCCAAACTCAACCCGCGCTCTGCCGACTTTGTGGCCAACGCAGCCGCCATGCGCGCCCTGGTGGCTGACCTGAATGCCAAGATTGACAAGGCCGCGCTCGGCGGTGGCGACGCCGCCCGCGCCAAGCACACCGCCCGCGGCAAGTTGCTCCCGCGCGACCGCGTGGGCATGTTGTTGGACCCCGGCACCCCCTTTCTGGAGCTCTCCCCACTAGCTGCACTGGCCATGTACCCCGACCGCGATGGCACCGACAGCGCGCCCTGCGCCGGGGTGATTGCCGGTATCGGCCGGGTGAGCGGGGTGGACTGCATGATCGTCTGCAACGACGCCACGGTGAAGGGTGGCACTTATTACCCGCTCACCGTCAAGAAGCACCTGCGCGCCCAGGAAGTGGCCGCGCAAAACAACCTGCCGTGCATTTACCTGGTGGACTCCGGCGGCGCCAATTTGCCCAACCAGGACGAAGTGTTCCCGGATCGTGACCACTTTGGCCGTATTTTCTTTAACCAGGCCAACATGAGCGCGCAGGGCATTGCGCAAATTGCGGTGGTCATGGGTAGCTGTACCGCCGGTGGCGCCTATGTGCCCGCCATGAGCGACGAGACCATCATCGTTAAAAACCAGGGCACCATTTTCCTGGGTGGCCCGCCCCTGGTGAAGGCCGCGACGGGCGAGGTGGTGACTGCAGAAGACCTGGGCGGTGGCGATGTGCACACCCGCCTCTCCGGCGTGGCCGATCATCTGGCGCAGAATGATCTACACGCGCTGTCACTCGCGCGCGAGGCGATTGCGCATTTGAATAAGAAAAAGGCTCCGGCCGCCGAATTGCGTGCGCCGGTAGCTCCTAAATTTGTAGCGGAAGAGTTGTACGGAGTCATCCCCACCGATACCCGCAAACCCTTTGATGTGCGCGAAATCATCGCCCGCATCGTCGATGGTTCGGAGCTGCATGAGTTCAAGCCCCGCTACGGCACCACGCTGGTCTGCGGCTTTGCCCATGTGGAAGGCATGCCGGTAGGCATCATTGCCAACAACGGCATTCTGTTCAGCGAGTCAGCGCTCAAGGGCGCGCACTTTATTGAGCTGTGCTGCCAGCGCAAGATCCCGCTGGTGTTTTTGCAGAACATCACCGGTTTCATGGTCGGCCGCAAATACGAGAACGAAGGCATTGCCCGCAACGGCGCCAAGATGGTGACCGCGGTGGCCACAGCCGCTGTCCCTAAGTTCACCATCATCATTGGCGGCAGCTTTGGCGCTGGCAATTACGGCATGTGCGGTCGCGCCTACAGCCCCCGCTTTTTGTGGATGTGGCCCAACGCGCGCATCTCGGTCATGGGTGGCGAGCAGGCGGCCAGCGTGCTCGCCACCGTCAAGCGGGACGGCATTGAAGGCAAAGGCGGCAGCTGGAGCGCGGACGAAGAGGAAGCCTTCAAAGCCCCCATCCGCCAGCAATATGAAGAGCAGGGCCACCCCTATTTCGCCACCGCCCGCCTGTGGGACGACGGCATCATCGACCCCGCCGATACCCGCCGCGTGCTGGCGCTGGGGCTCAGCGCGTCGTTGAACGCACCCATACCCGACACCCAGTTCGGCGTGTTCCGCATGTAA